In Mycolicibacterium gadium, the genomic window TCGCCGAACGATCAGGACGCCATCATCACCGTCCGCAAGGACGGTCAGGTCACGTCGAACTCCGACATCGTCCTGCCGGAGATGGAGCCGGGCTACGCCGACACGTACATCGACGGCGTGCGCTACCGCGTCCGCACCGTCGACATCCGCCTGCCCGAACCGATGTCGGTGGCCGTCGGGGCGACGTACGAAGGAACCATCGCCGACATCAACAACCTGCATCGCCGGGTGATCATCATCTGCACCCTGGCGATCGGCGCCGCAACCGTGGGCGGGTGGGTGCTCGCCGCGTTCGCCGTGCGCCCGTTCAAACGCCTTGCCCAGCAGACCCGGCAGATCGACGCGGGCGACGAGGATCCCGACATCGACGTCGCCGGTGCCACCGAGGCCGTCGAGATCGCCGAGGCGGTGCAGGGACTGGTCGAACGTGTGTGGAACGAACAGGACAAGACCAAGGCGGCGTTGACGTCGGCCCGCGACTTCGCGTCGGTGTCCGCGCACGAACTCCGGACGCCGCTGACCGCGATGCGGACCAACCTCGAGGTGCTGGCCACGTTGGATCTGCCCGAGGAACAACGCAAGGAAGTCGTCAACGACGTCATCCGCACGCAGTCGCGCATCGAGGCCACGCTCGGGGCACTGGAGCGGCTGGCCCAGGGTGAGCTGTCGACGGCCGACGACCACGTGCCCGTCGACATCACCGAGCTGCTGGACCGCGCCGCCCACGACGCCATGCGGGTGTACCCGGAGCTGGACGTGTCGCTGGTGCCCGCGCCGACCGTGATCATCGTCGGGCTGCCTGCCGGGTTGCGGCTGGCGGTGGACAATGCGATCGCCAACGCCATCAAGCACGGGGGCGCGTCCCGGGTGCAGCTGTCGGCGGTCAGTTCGCGCGCCGGCGTGGAGATCGCGATCGACGACGACGGCGTCGGCGTCCCCGAAGAGGAACGCAAGCTGGTGTTCGACCGGTTCTCGCGCGGTTCGACAGCGTCGCACTCGGGGTCGGGGCTGGGGCTGGCGCTGGTTGCGCAGCAGGCCGAATTGCACGGCGGCACAGCCGCTCTGGAGGAGAGTCCGCTCGGCGGCGCCCGGCTGTTGCTGAGGCTGCCCGGCCCGAGCTAGTTGAGTCTCCTGGGAGAAAGTTACCTAGTGCCCAGTAGGTCGATAACAAAAATCAGAGTCTTGCCGGACAGCCGGTGCCCGCCGCCTGCGGGTCCGTAGGCCTGCTCCGGCGGGATGACGAGCTGGCGCCTGCCGCCGACCTTCATGCCGGGGATGCCGTCTTGCCAGCCCTGGATCAGGCCACGCAGCGGGAATTCGATCGACTCGTTTCGCGCCCACGAACTGTCGAACTCCTCGCCGGTGTCGAACTCGACGCCAACGTAGTGCACCTCGACGTTGCCACCGGGCACCGCCTCGGCACCGTCGCCGACGACCAGATCCTTGATGACCAGTTCGGTTGGAGGGGGGCCGTCGATGAACTCGATCTCGGGCTTCTGTCCTGAATTGGAAGTCACCGTATTCACCGTAGTCGGGCACACTGAAGCAATGGCGAAGGACCAAGACATTCTCGATCAGGTGAACCAGCTCGTTGCCGAGGAGAAGGAGCTGCGCGCGCAGCTGCAGCACCGCGAGATCGACGAGTCCGAGGAGCATCAACGTCTACGCGCCCTGGAGGTGCAGTTGGACCAGTGCTGGGACCTGCTGCGCCAGCGCCGCGCGCTTCGTGAGACCGGCGGCGATCCGGGGGCTGCGAGCGTCCGTCCGCCCGACGAGGTCGAGGGTTACCTCAACTGAACTCCGACACCGGAGCCGCCAGGCCGGCGACATCCGACGTCGTCGTCATCGGCGGCGGGCACAACGGGCTGGTGGCTGCCGCCTACCTCGCCCGAGCCGGTCGACGGGTACAGGTGCTGGAGCGGCTGGACCACGTCGGCGGCGCGGCGGTGTCCGCGCACGCCTTCGAGGGTGTGGACGCGCGGCTGTCGCGCTACTCGTATCTGGTGAGCCTGCTACCGCGGCGCATCGTCGAGGACCTGGGCGCTCGGGTTCGGCTGGTGCGCCGCCGCTATTCGTCGTACACACCCGATCCGGAAGCGGGCGGCCGGACCGGGCTGTTGATCGGGCCGCCCTCGACCTTCGACTCCGTGGGCGCGGCGTCGGACGAGGCCGGCTTCGAGGCGTTCTACCAACGCTGCCGCGCGCTGACGTCGCGCATGTGGCCGACGCTGCTGCGGCCGCTGAGCACCCGCGACGAAGCGCGCAGGCACGTCGGCGACGACGTCACCTGGCACCTGATGGTGGACGAGCCGATCGGACAGGCCATCACCGCCGCCGTGTCGAACGACCTCGTGCGCGGTGTGATGGCCACCGATGCGCTGATCGGCACGTTCGCCCGCCTCAACGATCCCGCGCTGACCCAGAACATCTGCTTCCTGTACCACCTGCTCGGCGGTGGCACCGGCGACTGGGACGTCCCGATCGGCGGTATGGGCGCGGTCAGCGGTGCACTGGCTGCCGCAGCCACCGGATACGGCGCCGAAATCATCTGTGATGCCGAGGTTTACGCGATCACCGCCGACGGGGAGGTGCGTTACCGTCGGGAGGGCCGCGACCACCGCGTCCACGCGGGACACATCCTTTCGAACGTCACGCCGACGGTGCTCGCGACGCTGCTGGGCGAACCCGCACCCGTGCAGGCACCGGGCGCGCAGGTGAAGGTCAACCTGATGCTGCAGAGACTGCCGCGGTTGCACGACCAAACCGTCTCGCCGGAACAGGCTTTCGGCGGGACATTCCACATCAACGAGACCTACCGCCAACTCGACACGGCCTACACGCGTGCGGATCACGGCGTCGTACCCGACCCGCTACCGTGCGAGATCTACTGTCACTCACTGACCGATCCGACGATCCTGTCCGACAGCCTTCGCGCCTCCGGCGCGCAGACATTGACGGTCTTCGGCCTGCACACCCCGCATACGCTGGTTTCCGCCGGCGACCCCGACCGAATGCGGGATACCTTGACCTCGGCAGTGCTCAACTCGCTGAACTCCGTTCTGGCCGAACCCATTCAAGATGTGCTGATGCAGGATTCCGCCGGACGGCTGTGCATCGAAGCGAAGACGACAGCCGACCTGGAGCACTCGCTCGGCATGACGGCGGGCAACATCTTCCACGGCGCGCTGTCGTGGCCGTTCGTCGAGAACGACGAGCCGCTGGACACCCCGGCGCGGCGCTGGGGTGTGGCGACCGCGCATGACCGGATTCTGTTGTGCGGCTCGGGATCACGCCGTGGTGGCGCGGTTTCGGGGATCGGCGGCCACAATGCCGCGATGGCCGTTCTGGAAATGTGATTTCGGCGCGCTAACGATCGCTGAGCGATTGTATGCGCACCAAAATCGATTGAAGCCGCTTGAGATCGGCGTCGTCGAGGGACGTCAGCGCCTCGGGTGCCGGGTCCTCGGTCGCGTCGATCATGCGAACCATCGCCTGGCCGTCTTCGGTGAGCGACACGATCTTGCAGCGTCGGTTCGCCGGATCGATCTCGCGCGCCACCAGCCCGCGACCCTCGAGGTCGTTGACCGCCACGGTCGCCGCAGGCGCGTCGATGGTTGCCGCATGCGCCAACTCCTTCACAGACATCGATCGACGGCTCAGTCGCTTGAGAATGCGAATCCTGCTGAACGGCAAGCCTGATCGCTCGACCACCGCCCGCTTCCACGAGTCGCGGTTGTCGATCACCACCGCGGCCATGGTGCGCCAGACCTCGTCGGCCAACGGGTTATCGGACATTGGCGACCTCCACTCGTGCGTCAGTTCCCGCGATCAGCGGTGCGAGTCGCTCGGCCGAACGCAGTGCGCGGGGCGAGGTCGAGTACACGCCGAGCGCGACGATCGTCACCCCGAGCAGCGCGCAGATGACCCACAGCGGTCGCGCAGCGACGGCGAAGTCCGCTCCCGCCGTCGCCAGCGCCGCCCCGGCGATCGAACCGCACACCGCCACACCGAGACTGACGCCCACCTGGCGGCTGGTGCTCGCGACGGCCGATGCCGCGCCGGCCCGGTCGGTCGGCATGCCGCTGACGGCAGCATTCGTGATCGGGGCGTTCACCATCGAGAAGCCGATGCCGAACACTGCGAAGATCATCAGTAGCTGCCACACCGGCGTCGTCGCGCTCAACGAGGTGAGCAGCACCGTCGACGCGGTGATCAGCACACCCGCGATGACGATCGACGGCCGGCTCCCCCATCGTCCGACCATCCGGCCCGACAGCGGTGAGAACACCAGCGCGCCAATGGCTACCGGCAGATAGATCAACCCGGTCTCCATGGCCGAGAATCCGCGCTCTTCCTGCAGGTAAAGCGACATCATGAACAGGAAGGCACCCCACGCCGCGAACGCGCACACCGCGATCACGGTCGCGGACGCGAACGGGATGCTGCGGAAGAAGCGGAGATCGATGAAGGGGTCGTGGCGTCGGGACTCGAAAAGGAGGAAGGCGACCAGGGCGATAGCCGCGACGACGGCCACGACGATGGTGCGGGCGTCACCCCAGCCGAAGTTCGGGCCTTCGATGAGGACGAAAACGGTGCCGAACAGGAAGGCCATGCCGAGGCCCTGACCGATCGGGTCGACGTCGCGCATGGTGGTCGACTTGGATTCCGGCACGAAGATCGCGGTGAGCAGGATCGCGAGCGCGCAGATCGGCAGGTTGATCCAGAACACCGAACGCCAGTTCACGAACTCGATGAGCGCCCCGCCGACGATCGGGCCCAACGCCATCGAGATGCCGACGACACCACCCCACACGCCGATGGCGCGGGCGCGCTCGACCCGGCCGGTGAACACCTGCGTGATGATCGACATGGCGACCGGGTTCATCATCGAACCGCCTACGGCTTGTACGAATCGCGCGGCGATCAGCGTCTCGATGTTGGGCGCGAGGCTGCACAGCAGGGAGCCGATCGCGAACACCGTCAGCCCGATCTGGAAGGTGCGCCGACGGCCGAACCGGTCCGCCGCCGCGCCCGCCAGCAACAGCAGCGACGCCAGCACCAGCGTGTAGATGTCGATGACCCACTGCAGCTGCGAGGCCGTGGCGCCGAGATCCTTGCGGATGTTCGGAATGGCGACGTTGACGATCGTCGCGTCCATCGACACGATCAGCAGGCTCAGGCAGCAGGACACCAAGATGATGGCCTTGCGCCTGGGGCTCAATGAGCGGACGACACTTTCATTCACACAACTATTGTGAAACTACAACTGTTGCGATGGCAAGCCCCGCCGCGAGTGAGATGCGTTACGACGCCGAGTGTGGAGTTATGACACGCTCGGGCCGGCTTGGGGTCTAGGGGTCGATGCAACAGTCTCTGATTCGTGTGGAGGCGTGTTGCGTTGTCTGTTTTGACTTTGAGCTCTGTTGTTCGTCAGTTCTGGAGGCATGTCAGTGATGGCCATACTGTCGAGGAGGCAAGCTGGGCTGTCGGCGTGTCGAGGCGCACGGGATTTCGCTGGTTCCGCGACGCTGGCGGGGTGAAACCACGATCGGTAGTGCCCAGCTCATCGGGCCTGAAGCCGCGGATGACGCTGCAGGATCGGATTCAGATCGAAATCGGCGTGGCGACCAATGAGTCGCTGCGTGCGATTGGTAGCCGGCTGTTACCTCCTCGGCCGGCGTCGACAATCAAACGCGAAATCGACAACAACGGCCGACACACCGTCGATCACCCGGACCGCAACTCAGGGTATCGGCGAAAGCATGCCTTCGGGGCACGCCAGAGTACCGCAGCGCCGCGGGGGGCTACTGCGCGCTGACGGCGCAGGCATACTCTGATCGGCGGGCGCGTCGCCCGAAAGCGGGCAAGCTGGCTGTTAGCGAGAAGCTGCACGATGAAGTGCAGGCCCGGCTGCTCGACGAGCACAGTCCCAAGCAGATCGCCAAGCGGTTGGTGCTGGATTTTCCCGACGATGTGGAGATGCGGGTGTCGCACGAAACCATCTACACCTCGATTTATGTCCAGGGCAAAGGCAGTCTGCGTCGCGAACTGCATACCTGTCTGCGCACCGGGCGAGCGTTGCGTAAGCCCCAGCGCCGCCCCGATGAACGCCGTGGTCGCATCCGCGACATGGTCAACATCAGTGAGCGTCCACCCGAGGCTGAAGACCGCGCGGTGCCCGGGCATTGGGAGGGCGATCTGATCCTGGGCAGTACTGCCTCGGGTTCAGCGATTGGCACCGTGGTCGAACGGATGACCCGGTTTGTGATGTTGCTGCATCTGCCCGACGATCACACCGCGGTGGCCGTGCAGGAAGCGATCGTGGCGAAAATGGCGCAACTGCCGTTGATCCTGCGCAAAACACTGACCTGGGATCAGGGCAGCGAGATGGCCAACCATGCGGCGATCGCCCAAGCCGCCGAGCTCAATATTTACTTCTGCGATCCGCACTCCCCGTGGCAGCGCGGCACCAATGAGAACACCAACGGCCTACTGCGCCAATACTTTGCCAAAGGCACCGACCTATCGGTCTTTCCGGCCGATTACCTCGACTACGTCGCGACCAAACTCAACCGCCGGCCCCGCGAAACCTTGAGCTGGAAAACACCCGCCGAAGCCCTCGACGAACTACTGTCCAACCCGTCCAAACCACCCGCTGTTGCATCTACCGCTTGAAACCGCCCGGTCGAAGCGTGCGGGTAACCCACGTTCGGCGGATGCGGGGGTGTGCTTACCGGGAGCCGGTGTCGACGTAGTCGCGCTCGGTGTACCCGGTGTAGATCTGGCGCGGACGGCCGATCTTGCCGCCACCCTCGTCGTGCATCTCCCGCCAGTGCGCGATCCACCCGGGCAGCCGACCCAGGGCGAACAGCACGGTGAACATGCGGGTCGGGAAGCCCATCGCCCGGTAGATCACGCCTGTGTAGAAGTCGACATTCGGGTACAGCTTGCGCTCGATGAAGAAGTCGTCGGTGAGCGCGACCTCTTCGAGCTCCTTGGCGATGTCCAGCAGCTCGTCGTCGCCACCGAGCTTGCCCAGGATCTTGTCGGCCTGCTCCTTGACGATGCGCGCCCGCGGGTCGTAGTTCTTGTAGACCCGGTGGCCGAAGCCCATCAGCTTGACGCCGTCTTCCTTGTTCTTGACCTTCTTGACGAAGGTCTGCACATCGTTTTCGCCGACGCGGATCTTCTCCAACATCTCGAGCACCGCCTGGTTGGCACCGCCGTGCAGCGGACCCCAGAGCGCGTTGATGCCGCCGGAGATCGAGGTGAACAGGTTGGCCTGCGAGCTGCCGACCAGGCGCACCGTCGACGTCGAGCAGTTCTGCTCGTGGTCGGCGTGCAGGATGAAGAGCATGTCGAGAGCGCGGACCAGTTCCGGGTCGACCTCGTAGGGCTCGGCCGGCAGACCGAACGTCATCCGCAGGAAGTTCTCGACGAGGCTCATCGAGTTGTCCGGGTAGAGGAACGGCTGGCCGACCGACTTCTTGTACGCGTACGCCGCGATCGTCGGCATCTTGGCCAGCAACCGGATCGTCGACAGTTCGACCTGCTCGTCGTCGAACGGATCCAGCGAGTCCTGGTAGTAAGCGCTTAGCGCATTCGCCGCGCTGGACAGCACCGGCATCGGGTGTGCGTTTCGCGGGAAGCCGTCGAAGAACCGCTTGAGGTCCTCGTGCAGCAGGGTGTGTCGCTGAATCTGGGTGGTGAAGGCCTCGAGCTGATCCGGGGTCGGCAGCTCGCCGTAGATCAGTAGGTAGCTGACTTCGATGAAGTTCGACTTCTCCGCCAGCTGCTCGATGGGATAGCCGCGGTAGCGCAGGATGCCGGCGTCGCCGTCGATATAGGTGATGGCGCTCTTCGTCGACGCGGTGTTGACGAAACCGTCGTCGTACGTGGTGTAGCCGGTCTTGGCCAGCAGCGAACCCAGGGCTATGCCGTCGGAGCCCTCGGTGGCCTTGACGACGTCCAATTCAAGCTCGCCACCGGGGTAGTTGAGCGTGGCATGCTCGTCTTTTTCGGCCACGGGGATCCCTTCTACGTTGCAAGGAATATCGAGAACATGTCGTGTCTGTCCCTCAAAAGGTAGTCCCATTCCAACGATCCCGCCCGAGGGGGGCCCGCCAGACGGTCAGACCGGCTGCCGATTGCCCGTCATGAGCCTGGTGAACTCGGCGAATGTGTCTTCCAGATAGGCGGCCACGTCGTCGATCGTCAGCTGGGTCCCGTCTCGGCCGCCTGCGGCCAGACCGGTCAGCGCGGTCATGAGCATCGAACCCCACACCGCGGAGACCAGCCGTGGCGCGCGATCGCCGATGCCCAGTCCCATCCGCCTGGCGAGTTCCGCGTCGATGGCGTTTCCGCGGTACTCCAGTGCGGACTGCCGCAAGGCCGACGACGACAAGATGATCCGCACGATGCACATCACCCGGTCCGCCGACAGCTCGCCGGCCGGTGCGATCTTCGCCGCAGTGGCCATCGCGAGATAGGCGTTCAGCAGCGCCTCGAAATGGTTGACGTCGTGCGGTTGGCGGGCCAGTTCGACGGCCGTCTGTTCCAGCACCTCGTCGATGAGGGCCAGCGCGATGGCGTCCTTGGTGGCGAAGTACCGGCTGAAGGTGCGCGGCGAGACGTCGGCCACGGCGGCGATCTGGTCGACGGTGGTGCGATCGAACCCTTGGCGTTCGCACAGGTCGACCGCAGCGTCGATGAGGGTGGCACGGGTGCGTTGCTTCTTGCGTTCCCGCAGCCCGAGGGTTGCCTCCCCGCTGAGATCAGACACGAACTCGGATGCTAGCCAGCCAACGTAAGAGGCCGCTGAGAAAAGTGGCACCCTCCGACAATTGGCCCCCTAGGTCACACTTTGTCATCGGCTGGGATCGCCGGGCACCCGCCACCGGGAATCCGGCCGAGCACCTACGGCTGTAACCGCTCGATGCGGCTGTTGTGCATGGTGATCGGCAGCTCGGCATCGGTGACGACGCGAATCCTGTTGTGCACCCTGTTCTCCCGGCCTTGCCAGAACTCCACCACCTCGGCAGAGATGAGGTACCCGCCCCAATTGGGCGGTACCGGCACCTCGTCGAGATTGGCGAACCGCTGAGTCGCCTCGGCCAACTGTTCCAGTAGCGCGGCCCGCGAGGCGATCGGCGCGGACTGGTGCGACGCCCAGGCGCCCAGCTGCGAACCCCGCGGACGCTTGGACCAGTAGTCCGCGGTCTGTTCGGCGGAAACCTTGGTGACCAGTCCCCGGACGTGGACCTGGCGGCCCAGCAGGTACCAGGGGAACGTCGCCGATGCGTACGGCGTCCGGGCCAGGTCATCACCTTTGGCGGAGTCGTAGTTGGTGAAGAACGTGATGCCGTCGGCGTCGACACCCTTGCAGAGCACTGAGCGGGTGGACGGGCGTCCGCGCGCATCGACGGTGCCCACCACCATCGCGTTGGGCTCGGCCACCCCTGCGCGTTCGGCGTCGGCTAACCACTTGTGCAGCAGCGCAACCCAGCCGTCAGCGAGCCAGTCCGCGTCGAGGTCGCCGCTGCCGTCCTTCTCCACCGAGCCGTACTCGACCCGCATTCTCGCCAGATGATCGTCGTCGCGAGGTGCCACGCGCTCACGCTACGCCTGCGCCGCTTGCCGACCCATTACCGACCGGTAGTAAATGGCGCGGCGGCGGGTGCGAGAATTTTGCCCATGACTACGGTGTCGACGGTTCCTGAGGATTTCGTACCCGGACTCGAGGGCGTGGTCGCCTTCACCACCGAGATCGCCGAACCCGACAAGGATGGCGGCGCGCTGCGCTATCGCGGCGTGGACATCGACGATCTGGTCAGCCAGCACGTCACCTTCGGCGATGTGTGGGCGCTGCTGGTCGACGGCAAGTTCGGCCGTGGCCTGCCGCCCGCCGAACCGTTCCCGCTGCCGATTCACAGCGGCGACGTGCGCGTCGACGTCCAGGCCGGCCTCGCGATGCTCGCCCCGATCTGGGGGTATGCGCCGCTGCTCGACATCGACGAACAAACCGCGCGCGACCAACTGGCCCGCGCGTCAGTGATGGCACTGTCCTACGTCGCGCAGTCCGCACGCGGCATCTATCGACCCGCGGTTCCGCAGCGGGTCGTCGACGAATGTTCCACCGTGACAGCACGATTCATGACCCGCTGGCAGGGTGAGCCCGACCCCAAGCACGTCGAGGCGATCGACGCCTACTGGGTGTCGGCCGCCGAGCACGGCATGAACGCGTCCACGTTTACCGCCCGCGTGATCGCCTCGACCGGTGCCGACGTCGCGGCCGCACTGTCCGGAGCCATCGGCGCGATGAGCGGACCGCTGCACGGCGGTGCGCCGGCCCGCGTGCTGCCGATGATCGAGGAGGTCGAGAAGACCGACGATGCGCGCGCGGTCGTCAAGGGCATCCTCGACCGCAAGGAAAAGCTGATGGGGTTCGGCCACCGCGTCTACCGCGCCGAGGACCCGCGGGCGCGGGTGCTGCGGGCCACCGCCAAGCGGTTGGGGGCGCCCCGCTTCGAGGTGGCGTCCGCGCTGGAGCAGGCCGCGCTCGCCGAGCTACGCGAACGCCGTCCCGACCGCGCGATCGAGACCAACGTCGAATTCTGGGCGGCGGTGATCCTGGACTTCGCCCAGGTACCGACCCAGATGATGCCCGCGATGTTCACCTGCGGTCGCACCGCCGGCTGGTGTGCGCACATCCTCGAGCAGATGCGGCTCGGCAAGCTGGTGCGCCCGGCCGCGATCTACGTCGGCCCGGGCCCGCGCAGCCCGGAGTCCGTCGAGGGTTGGGACCAAGTCGCCCGGTCGTGACAATCGAAACGTATCGTGCGGCGGCGACGAGCTTCGCCGCGCTGGTGCGCGACATTCCGGCCGGCGCGTGGGGCCAACCCGGACTGGGTGACTGGGACGTCCGCGCGCTGGTGGGCCACACGTCGCGCTCGCTGACCACCGTGCTCAGCTACCTGCAAACCGCCGCGGACCGTGAGGACATCGCGACTCCGCACGAGTACTACGTGCGGGTGACACCGTCCGCGCTGGGTATCGATCCCGCCGATGTCGCCGAGCGCGGCAGACAGGCGGGCCGGGATCTCGGCGCGGATCCGGCGGCCGCCGTCGACGCGTTGGTCTCAGAAGTGCTTGACGCGCTCACAGAGATCGACGGCGATCCATTGATCAAGATCATTGGCGGCCTGGGAATTCGACTGCGCACGTACCTGCCGACCCGGGTGTTCGAACTGGCTGTCCACGGGGTCGACATCGCCAGGGCGGTCGACATTTTGTTCCAGGTGCCCGAGGACGTAATCGCCGAGGCCCTCGACGTCGCGACGCGCACGGCCATTGCAACCGGCCGAGGAGAGTCGCTGCTACTGGCGCTGACGGGTCGCTCCGCGTTGCCGCCGTCATTCTCCGTGGTGTGAGCCGGCAAAGATTACATACAACACGAGCGACCCGGAAATGAACCTAAACCTGTGAACTTCCTTCTAGGGTGGGCGGGTGCCTCAGATGGATCGCCGCAACATGATGACGATGATGGCGGGTCTTGGCTTCATGGCAGCCACGATTCCCCTCGCCCAAGCCCAGGCCGGCCCGCTGAATCGGGCGCCGCTGCCGACGCAGCCGCCGACAGCCGACCCGGGAACCTACATCTTCCACGACGAGTTCGACGGGCCGGCCGGATCGGCCCCCGATCCGTCCAAGTGGTTGATCCAAACCTGGCAGGACGAGGTCTTCCCGCCGGTTGAGGGCATCTATCGCGACGACCGCCGCAACATCTTCCAGGACGGAAACTCCAACCTGGTGATGATGGCCACCAACGAGATGGGCACCTACTACGGCGCCAAGTTGCGCGGCATCTGGCGCGGCATGATCAACCAGACGTGGGAAGCGCGGATCAAGCTCGACTGCCTGACCCCCGGCTGCTGGCCGGCGTTCTGGGCCGTCAACGAGGATCCGCTGCCCGACGGTGAGGTCGACGTCTTCGAGTGGTACGGCAACAACCAGTGGCCGCCCGGCACCACGGTGCACGCCGCGTCCAACGGCAAGACCTGGGAGGGCAAGTCGATCCCCGGCATGGTCGACAACGCCTGGCACACGTGGCGAATGCACTGGGGCGAGGACGGTTTCACGTTCTGGCGGGATTACGTCGATGGCGCCGAACCGTACTTCCATGTGCCGCCCAACCCGATTCCCGTGTCGGGCCGGCCCGGTGACCTCCGGTGGCCCTTCAGCATTCCCGGCTACTGGATGCAGCCGATGTTCACCCTCGCGGTCGGTGGGCCCGGTGGCGGCAACCCGGCCGCCGGTGTGTTCCCGGCGACCATGCTCGTCGACTACCTCCGCGTCTGGTAACTCATCGCTCCGCTTTGATGACCTGAATCAGGTTGAACTGCCAGCGCTCCAACAGCCGGTAGCCGGTTTCACGGGTTACGGCGAAGGCCGGGGTGCCGCCGAATAGCGGGCCCGGATCCATCGCCGGATGCTGTTCGTGGGCAGGCCGTTCCGGATCGGCCTGCGTGATGATCCACAGGACGCGGCAGACGTTCAGGGGACCTACCGACGCCTCAGGTATGAGGTTGGTGTCGAAGACGTCGTCGCGCTCGACCGCCGTCTGCCACAGGCTGATGTCGACGACGTTGTCGTAGGCATCGGGCCGAGCCGCGAGCAGGGGGCGCATCGGCGCGGGCATGAAGGTCACGGTGTCGTTCACCAGCAGGCACTCACCCGGCTCGCCCTTGGACTTCGCTTCGATGAGGTCGGCGACCTGGCTGTAGTCCATTCCGTATTTCGCATACGGACTGCGTTGCACCAGAAGGTAATTGGGCGCCGCCGCAGCAGCGAAGACGACCAGCACGACGGCGACTGCCCATGGCCGGACCGCCAACGCGCCGACGCACACCCCCAGTGCGAGTGCCATCGCCGGTGCGGTGAAGCACAGATACCGCGGCGTGTAGATCGGATGGACCAGGGCCGACCACCCGAGGATCAACACGGTAGGGACCACCAGCCACGCGATCGCGACGGCCAACAACTGGCGATCCGGCCCGGAAAGTTCCGCAGATGTGAAGCGCCACAAGATGATCGCTCCGAGGACGACGCAGCAGGAGACGATCAGGAACAACGGGCTTCTCTCGAAGTACTGCTGAACGGCCACGTCTTCGACGGTCCGGCGGCCCACCGGTGAGATCCAGATGATCTGGTGCGCTTGACCGACGGCCAGCCGCACGAACGGCGCCACCGCCAGACATGTGCACACCATGGCGACGGCGAACCGTACGACGACGGTCCGGGCCGGACGATGAAAGCACAGGAAGACGGCGTGTGCCAGGAACATCAGCGCGAGGTAAACGTCGAGCAGAATCGATGCCGTCATGGCCGCCGCGTAGCAGAGCCAGATCCAGTCGTTGTTGCGGCGCACACCGTGCACCAGCAGAACAGTCGACCACGCGGCGGCCAGCATCGTCAGCGCGTACGGCCGCGCCTCGATGCCGGCCCACGTCGCGCGCGGCAGGATCGCGCACAGGACACCGGCGCTCAGTGCGACAGTGCGCGTCGAGAACTGTCTGCCCAGCACCACGACGCCCGCCGCAGCACCGCCGACGGCCAGTGCGCTGGGCACGCGCGACCAGAACTCCGTCGGTCCGAAGATCGTGAACCAGCCGTGCATGAGCACGTAATACAGGCCGTGGACGGCGTCGACGTTGCCCATCATGTGCCACAGCTGACCCAGCGAGCGACTGTACGACGCCGAGATCGTCGCCGCCTCGTCGTACCAGAAGGATGGCCGACCGGCGCCGGCGATGCTGAGCGCGGCGCCGAACACCCCCACGACGAGGGGATCGAGCACCGCGACCCTCGACTTCG contains:
- a CDS encoding sensor histidine kinase; this translates as MSILTRVFRRTPSLRQRVAFTSAIAGAIVVVIAGTVVWFGITDAWNERLDRRLDEAAGFAIPFVPRGLDEIPKSPNDQDAIITVRKDGQVTSNSDIVLPEMEPGYADTYIDGVRYRVRTVDIRLPEPMSVAVGATYEGTIADINNLHRRVIIICTLAIGAATVGGWVLAAFAVRPFKRLAQQTRQIDAGDEDPDIDVAGATEAVEIAEAVQGLVERVWNEQDKTKAALTSARDFASVSAHELRTPLTAMRTNLEVLATLDLPEEQRKEVVNDVIRTQSRIEATLGALERLAQGELSTADDHVPVDITELLDRAAHDAMRVYPELDVSLVPAPTVIIVGLPAGLRLAVDNAIANAIKHGGASRVQLSAVSSRAGVEIAIDDDGVGVPEEERKLVFDRFSRGSTASHSGSGLGLALVAQQAELHGGTAALEESPLGGARLLLRLPGPS
- a CDS encoding FKBP-type peptidyl-prolyl cis-trans isomerase, yielding MNTVTSNSGQKPEIEFIDGPPPTELVIKDLVVGDGAEAVPGGNVEVHYVGVEFDTGEEFDSSWARNESIEFPLRGLIQGWQDGIPGMKVGGRRQLVIPPEQAYGPAGGGHRLSGKTLIFVIDLLGTR
- a CDS encoding DUF2630 family protein, encoding MAKDQDILDQVNQLVAEEKELRAQLQHREIDESEEHQRLRALEVQLDQCWDLLRQRRALRETGGDPGAASVRPPDEVEGYLN
- a CDS encoding phytoene desaturase family protein: MNSDTGAARPATSDVVVIGGGHNGLVAAAYLARAGRRVQVLERLDHVGGAAVSAHAFEGVDARLSRYSYLVSLLPRRIVEDLGARVRLVRRRYSSYTPDPEAGGRTGLLIGPPSTFDSVGAASDEAGFEAFYQRCRALTSRMWPTLLRPLSTRDEARRHVGDDVTWHLMVDEPIGQAITAAVSNDLVRGVMATDALIGTFARLNDPALTQNICFLYHLLGGGTGDWDVPIGGMGAVSGALAAAATGYGAEIICDAEVYAITADGEVRYRREGRDHRVHAGHILSNVTPTVLATLLGEPAPVQAPGAQVKVNLMLQRLPRLHDQTVSPEQAFGGTFHINETYRQLDTAYTRADHGVVPDPLPCEIYCHSLTDPTILSDSLRASGAQTLTVFGLHTPHTLVSAGDPDRMRDTLTSAVLNSLNSVLAEPIQDVLMQDSAGRLCIEAKTTADLEHSLGMTAGNIFHGALSWPFVENDEPLDTPARRWGVATAHDRILLCGSGSRRGGAVSGIGGHNAAMAVLEM
- a CDS encoding MarR family winged helix-turn-helix transcriptional regulator, coding for MSDNPLADEVWRTMAAVVIDNRDSWKRAVVERSGLPFSRIRILKRLSRRSMSVKELAHAATIDAPAATVAVNDLEGRGLVAREIDPANRRCKIVSLTEDGQAMVRMIDATEDPAPEALTSLDDADLKRLQSILVRIQSLSDR
- a CDS encoding MFS transporter, producing the protein MNESVVRSLSPRRKAIILVSCCLSLLIVSMDATIVNVAIPNIRKDLGATASQLQWVIDIYTLVLASLLLLAGAAADRFGRRRTFQIGLTVFAIGSLLCSLAPNIETLIAARFVQAVGGSMMNPVAMSIITQVFTGRVERARAIGVWGGVVGISMALGPIVGGALIEFVNWRSVFWINLPICALAILLTAIFVPESKSTTMRDVDPIGQGLGMAFLFGTVFVLIEGPNFGWGDARTIVVAVVAAIALVAFLLFESRRHDPFIDLRFFRSIPFASATVIAVCAFAAWGAFLFMMSLYLQEERGFSAMETGLIYLPVAIGALVFSPLSGRMVGRWGSRPSIVIAGVLITASTVLLTSLSATTPVWQLLMIFAVFGIGFSMVNAPITNAAVSGMPTDRAGAASAVASTSRQVGVSLGVAVCGSIAGAALATAGADFAVAARPLWVICALLGVTIVALGVYSTSPRALRSAERLAPLIAGTDARVEVANVR